In the genome of Ziziphus jujuba cultivar Dongzao chromosome 10, ASM3175591v1, the window atgagtcaaagctcaaacttgcatgaataaaaagtcaactccggcaccccttggacagtttggacctcaacttgttttgctcataactttcaaaccgtagctccgttttgaacatgctaccagtctacaaactcgtgccaacgtgtactctgtaacggtaccttagtcaacctagaattccaaccaggtcaaaaagtcaacttttgacccattcggtcaacggtcaacagtcaacctcggtcaacgtgcaaaaatttccgacatggttcgggacggggtgttacatatatatatatatatttttcccgtTTCTGTAATCTAAAGTCGTATGAATAATAGCAATGCATACTATTCTagctttctttaattatttatttatacaatatttaacatCTCttaaaatgtgtatatatatatatatgtacgtttACAGtttgtctatggtgcggacggtcctcatgcggaacacagtattggtgacgggtTTTCATAATAtcggtgacgattttctaaaaaaccatcttaatactatgaaaaattgtCATTAATACTGTGGTTctcatacggaccgtcctcaccatagaatttccgtatatgtttatatatatatatatatatatattggaaaataGACTAGGATTTTTCTGTGTTAGAACTGCGTCAGTTTAACAACACCACTATAAcctaaattccataaataaaaaaagcatataCAAAATCTTTTGAAGCAAGACCAACAACGTTCaggaaattaaaaaggaaagaaaagtaatggacttttgttatatatatatatatattgataaattaattggCCTCTCTAAATAATCTCTATgtttcttagattttttttgccttttatatttatatttatattttttttccaattttgtaaTCGAAAGTCGTATGAATGATAGCAATCTGTACTATCTCTAGctctccttatttatttatagaatatttaattaacatatcttaaaatatataaatatcttaaaatatatatatatatatatatatgtatatatatttaaaaaatacactAGGGTTTTCTATGTTAGCACTCTCAGTCTCCCTGCGCCACTATAAcctaaattccataaataaaaaaggcatatataaaataggaaagaaaataaaataatggacTTTCttgttatacgtatatataaacGGGATTGTTACCATGGAAGAAGTTGTCCACCACTTGATGGATACCCATAGCCGTTCGATCAAGTGTAAAAGGTGTCGTCTTCGTCCATCATAGAactcttatatgtatatattggtcAATTAATTGACCTTCCCAAATAATTTctatgtttttccttttatagttatatttagattttttttttccttttttgtaatCTAAATTCGTATGTCAGCACTCTCtcagtttaaaataaataaacgctTTACGTATTGATCTGTTTGTGTACTCTGTCAGTTTCAATGCATGCAAAGAATATTGGCTTTAATTAGCTTCCCTCGGTCTCTCTGATTTCGATTCCATTACACTCCCATGTTCTAAACTGTGTACTCGTTCAGTTTAATTACATCTCATAAGTCACAATGTCTTGGTATCATAACAGACCTAATATTAATTGGAGGAATGCAGATTGGATGACTAgagtaaaataattttgatttttctggTGTTTAATTTGCTATTCGGTAAAAATGTAAAAGCTGTAATAATTGCATGATGAGTGACAAGAAAAGGTACAGaaatattttaatcttttattttctctaaaataaaGGTGGCCAAAGTGATTTTGACAGGAGCAATTATAAATAGATTCAAGTTATATCACATGATATCCAATAGGATAATTAATGAAATGCTGAAATGTACAAAAGTGGATAATCTACTTTTGCTGGCCactaatattgtttattatgtaATATTAATCTAAAGACATGCACTATTCCCATTCCCAGATTGCTTTTATAACTCCGTGCTACTTGAAgttaaaacgaaaaaaaaaaaaatgttccaaACTTCAATAAAAGATTTTATTCCCAATTTTCATTATCTTTATTGCTTTTACTTTTTACTTCTATAAAGCTTCTTTAAACAGTTGATTCCAATTTTTACTGCTTATTGACTCATATTTCAGTGTAGTCAACTTATACCGGATAAATGTGCAGCTCAAATGGATTTCATTGTTATGTTCAGTCTAATAAATATGCTCTATAACGTGCAGCAGCtcaaatgaattttatttttatgatcatCCAATAAATATATACTCTTATTGtacaaaaacatttaatttcaaGAAAAGTAAGACGACAAAATAATTTACTTTTACAAGaccaattatttcaaaattaaaacccaaaaaaaaaaaaaaatcattatgaaAAAAGCAGGTGACATGTAGGTTTGTCAAAAAAGCAAAGATAAacgaaattattaaaattaagagGATCAAGGCAACACTAATAAGTTATTATTACATTACtgctttgcttttatttttttattttttaataattaatttatttttccatataacatatgtatatatattgacaatATAGACGCATGTTGGGCTGTTGCTGTTTGCGATCTTGTGGAGATGTTGCACAATAAGCAGAATCCTGATAATCCTATGCATTCCCCTTTATCGGCCCAAGAGCTGATAGACAACTATCCAGGCAGTGGTCATGTTAATGGGCATTTgattataaaaacaaatgggATTGCATATGAAGATGATTATCCTTGGAGAGGAGCAACCTCTGAGAAAAAGGAGgtcttatataataaattttttttattattattatttaaatgtcTCAAATGTTTACTGCTTCAATGCTAATTTATTCTAATTTATTTGGTGCAGCGGACTGAAGATCAGGAAATATATTGGGGCGTATCAGGTTTTAAAAGGGTAGATGAgcttgaaaaaaattgaaaatgtagTAGAAGATCACCCTGTTGTAGGTTGTTTCTATTTGACAGATGATTTTAAGTACTGTCGAAATTCGGTaagattttacttttattttaatttaattattttattggtgtttttttatatatttaagttataattttatcttataaaatttgattttcaggACATTCAGCCTCTATTTCCCGTAGTAACATATGATGATGGTAGTACTAATCAACGTGGTCATGCAATGGTGATAGTTGGTCAAGGAAATGAGGAGTACGATCAGTACTGGCACGTCAAAAATAGTTCGGGTGAAGGTTGGGGTGATGAGGGTTACGCAAGACTGTTAAAGAGTGACACAACGCCTGAGAGTGCCTTCTTTCCCGTCTACTATCCCTTGATCCATGAAGAATACTGAAACAATACCTAACGAAGTTACTATTTTTGgatatggcttttttttttcttttttcttttgttcattAATCCCTGGATATGTTATTAcactattttcttttctttttcttttttttaaagctaTCTACCAACTTCTTTCACAAGGGTAATATTATGAAGGTTTGTCTCTTTTTTCAAAACCATGTTttgaccaacttcaaatacttGCCCCCTTTGGCAAGTGTCAAAATTTGTGGGAAcgtgaaattttatggattttttttttttttttttttttaagtttgtttgggtgatttttaatgtggaaaaatagggtGGGTAAATTTAATccgaaaaacaaaaacttgGCTTCAACTTCTTCTTGTGTGATCCTTGATGGATTTACTTTTAGATGAGCTACAACATACATGTGCATGCAGGCACATGCCCACACGGATCCGCTATGCTCCGCTCTTAGTTCcctccataacaaattaacaactCATTAGCTACTCGTAAGGGAGTACACCTAGCCTTTGGCTGGGCTACCTTACGTAAGTGTACCAACTTCAATCAATATTACTTCGTAACACCGTCATAGTTACTTTGTCCTAAATACTGGGAAACCTAGTTCTCTCAAAATCTGTGTAGGCTTAAAAGTTTTGGTCCCTTTCTAATATATAGTTAGATATGGATAAAGATTCTCTTTTGATAGGAAtgtaaaccaatatttttttcttaataattagttttattaaaacaaataatctaAATGGTTGAAACCCATTATTAtcagtttataaaaaaatatatattaaaaggaaaGGGGGGAAaggtggatttgaaattgaattccaaattcaaaaattcaattttatatgtttgggaaaaaaaaaatacttacaaAATCTCAATGATAACTTGGTCCAGTGGTAAAACCATTGGCCAAGTTTGGGTCCAAACCTTGTTTTTGGTGAAATCCccatttttaattgtaatttagaaaataaatattaggtagggtgcataaaaaaaaagagattaagTTTTGATATTGAAATATGCCAATATAAACCTATTTGTTAAATTACGACCCAATCTATTAGCCATTAAGTTaacaaattaaacataattaaaatattaagacATTTCCTTTCTAACTAAAATTGCTTTCCTTTTGTGTCTTTTATTCTCTGAACTGGTTCTCTTTTATGTCTTTGGCTTCAATTAGATTTTTTCTATTGCAAAATATATCGCCGGAACTACAAATGTTGATTGAATTTCaattatatcaaattaaataaGACCAATTGGAATCAAAGTACAATATTTTaatctcaaaaatcaatttttaaagtgtaaatatttttttggaaagtatgctcgcttttttttttttttttttttttttttttttttttttttaaatgttaactGGGACAATTTATAAGAAAACCAGGAAAAAGTAAGAAGCCACAAGCCGCTTTTATAgtatatagatatttaatatctattatatatatatatatatacacgctagggttttattttttattattattattattttttatgttaatggGACAATTTAGTGCCTGGGCACTCAGTCAgtttacaaaatataaaaggCTTTAAGTATTTCTGATTTCGATTACACTCCCATATTCTAGACCGTGCACTCCCTCTCAATCTCTCTCGGTTTACATTGCTTGTTCAGTTTACATCGAAATTTTTTAAGTACATATTGGGGGGAGGAAAGGTGGATGACTGGAATTATAGACAAAGGGGATActggtaaataaaaataatcaaccaTTAAAACTAAtccatttcattttattattttatttttatttatttatttttttccgatTTAATGACATtttcaaaacatattactatctctaaaaatgaaattgagatcCGTGTTTACTGTCTTTAAAAAgtaattacaataatatataacatTAGCTTGGATTCCATTGAATAACTCTTATTATATAAACCTAGCACACCATCATTCCTCATCAAACCGAAATTTTCCTCTGGCTCTCTTCCCTCCCactaaatctctctctctctctctctctctctctctctcacacacccATATATAAATTCTCacgatctctctctctctctctcatctttTATATTCTCAGTCTTTCTCTCATCGTcgatcactctctctctctctctctctctctctttcttatcTTTGTCAGAGATCATCGTTGTCTATGATCATCTTCTTGATTCGGTTGAAGGCTCTCAATTCCTCTCTATTTCTCTTTAGTCCTCTACGATCTCATTGTTTTTGGTGCCTAAGTCACCAAGAATCAAATCTATTTTATCAGAAACCTTTCTCTGCttgaaatttgtggaaagaCTGAGAGAGTGGTGGTTGTTGTGCTAGGCGCGTGCTTACTCCATTGAAGAGCTCAAGCTTTGCCTTGAATTTTTACagagtacattttttttttattattattaatattgaacaactaattttttttttttgcctgtgAAAAAATTTAGTGCAATTTTTcagtagtcttttttttttttcctttctattttcctcctgatttttttcctctcctatTTTCTAACTCCAAAAaaagcttaattaatttttttattttattttgttcttctgTTCTAAGAGcagattttttagatttaattaatatttttcttttgtttggggATAGTTGAAGAGAAATTTGTGAAACGCTAAGTCTCAATTTGGTTTATATTTCAttagtatttttgaaaaaaaaaaaatctaatagtggaatattttgaaaagaaCTCAAGGGTTAGCCATAGTTGAACAAGAACTTAGAAGTATTTACtaacattttttattctattattcttCCTTACGttatgctttcttttttttttttttaaataaaaaaaaagttaataaattatttctgAGAGATGTATCATGTCGATTAGGCATTAATTACGGATATAATAACATATTGGATCGCATATCAAGCTGAATAATTaagcctttttttattatttaaatgtcTCAAATTATTAATACCTCAATGCTAATTTAAAGTTATTCTAATTTATCTGTACAGCGGAAGGAGACCACAAAATGCATGGCGTTTCAGGTTCTGAACATGTAAGCTTGTTTCTATTTGCCACGAACTGTAcagtttttaaagaaattgtgtttAAAGAAATAGCATTCTATGGATAATTATCTCCCCACCAAATGGCAGGTAACTCGCAATAGCATTttcatgtatattatatatgcatacatatatttgGAGACAGGCTAGGGTTTTTGATGTTAACTTCGATTGATTTATAATAGCCTGGGCACTCTATAATAGCCTAGCTTTACATTCGCATGCACTCTCTCAGTAGTGGCTTTACGTTCTCTGCCatgtttttttttcactcttctGGCAATCCAGAAATTAAACTATtcgagaaaataaaaaaattaaactattcGAGAGCACAGCTTTGATTAGCTGACTTTAAGTGAGCTAAAGCAAaaaagcacagcttcgatgacAGAGTAGCTTGGCTTGTGAGAAAAAGGTTGCTTTGTTTCTAAGCTGGTTTTAGCTTGCTTTTGTTTGTTGATACAAATAGAAAAAGCCTTGTAAAGGTAATCAGTCTTCATGAATGAGAATTAAGCTTTGTAAACGTTAGCAGTATCAATCTTCATGAGTGAGAATTGAGCCTTGTAAACGTAATCAGTCTTTCATGAATGAGAATTGAGCAATCTTTCcggtagattttttatttttttttttcgttctcctttttctcctttcatTTAGGGTTTCAGCTTAAATTTTTCCTTCAGAAATTTTTACTTAAACAGattgattcaaaaattaaaagaacgACAAAATAATGAGAGAATGAGACAGTATGAAACAAAGAAAAGCAAACCTATATGGTAGCTAGCTAGGTAGGGTTAGGAGCTAATACATCATATATATCAAacagcaaatatttttttttgatcaATATGAAAGAGCAAATATTAAGCTACACACATATACCAGCAGTAGCAGGCAAATTCTAACATATAGTCATACAGCTTTAGGGGCAGGACATGGCTTCTTTGACAAGCAGCCTGCAGGGCTATTAAGCTCCCAATGAATTACacgacagagaaagagagagtcaTGCATAGATGAGGGAGGGGTTTTACAAAGCTTTAGTAGTGTAACacgcaaaattaattaatcttttttatattattattattatttatatgtttaaattgtTTACTACCTCAGTGTTGatttattttcacttatttGTGTACAGAGCGTATCAGGTTTTGAAGAGATATTCGTgtttaaagaaattgaaaagctCGTGCAAGAATTGGTTATGATGTCGATTAGCAAGTGCAAGATGGAGGATCTTCCGAAAGAGTTGGTGATTTCAATCCTGTTACGTCTACCAGCGGAAGATCTTCGACGATGCAAAGGCGTCTGCAAGTCATTATACTCCATTATCACCAGTCGGCCTTTCATTGAGGTACGCCGGAAGATAAGGAATTCTTATATCCTTGTCAAATACGAGGATCTTATCAGTAGCAAGCATGTCATCTCTTTAGTTTGTGATGAAACCTTAGAAGTCGTTTATACCCAAACAATATTATCCGATACTCCATTAATGGATTCAATGAGTTCGAAAGATTGTGTCGTCAAGGTGGTGGGCTGCTGTAATGGTGTGGTATGTCTTAGGCGTATAGATATGTATGTCTTGTGGAACCCTGCAACAAGAGATGCAAAAATTATTCCAGATGGATTATACAAAAGCAATCCGGATAAGAAAATGTTTCAACGTCGAGAGATGGGATTCAGTTTTGATCCCAAAAACAATGATTACAAACTTGTCTCAATCCAAAGATTGTTTGGAGACAATCGACGCCCTGTCCGTCCGTGCCAACAAGAGGTTGAAGTTTACAGCTTAAAAGCAGGTTGTTGGAAATTGCTACCAGGCATCATCCCAACTTGTGATATTATGTCGGCATATTCAATTGACGGATGCAACGGTGGCGAAATGATTTCGTGGTTGGTATGGAATGAAGAGTATGGAGAACATGTCATGTCATTCGACATCAGCAATGAGGTATTCATAACAACACCTTTGCCTCCTTGTATAATTGAAAGCAGCAGTGATGGTAACTGTCGGAATAGCCTTATGTTTCATAATGCATCCCTTGCTCTTGATCATTATGTTAAAGATAGAAAGAATCAAACAGAGACCCATAACATATGGGTGTTGGGTGAATATGGTGTCAAGGAATCATGGACTAATCTATTTACTGTTGGACCCTTCAAATTATTAGGACTGAGTATAAGTGGATTTTGGAACAACAATAAGGTTCTTCTCGAGGTACACGGAGGTGGATGTCGTCATGATCTGATTTTGGTAGACCCTTCCATccgaaaaattaaagatttagatATTCATGGAACATCACCGCAAGTGTTTAACTACCAAGAAAATCTAGTTCAAATTAATGCAACTCCTCCTATCAACTTATTTTAATTTAGctatttctgtttttgtttgttggtctaattgtttttaatttatctatttacatatgtttttttgttggtcTGATTGTCACGGATATGATAGAGTTGATATTAATTAAGTTTTCATGGAGGCATCTACTATCTCGGACTCAAATCATTGTTTCAGACTATATATCAATAAAGCTTTTATTGTTCTTTATATCTTTTACATGTATTATTCAATTCTTTTGGTTGGCAAAAGTGTACGAAGCGTGCAAAGTCGCCTGAATGACAAAATTCTTATTTATTGGAAGTTTTCCAAATTTGAGCAGCCACCAAGATTAAGCCATCTAAGACTAGTTAACTTACAACTGTCGGTGGGAAGATCCTAAGTCTTCTGCGGTGACGCAGAAGAAAGGACTGAAGATTTTTGAAACACCCAATTCTCAAGGGTACCACTTCAATCATTGTCTTAAATTTTAACCATCTTATAGTCACTGGAAAGTTGCAAATTAAGGAGGGATGAACTGAACtacaaattcaaactcaaactcaAGCTAGATGTTAATCCTATTTAGAGACTGGATAGGGTTTTGAGTGAGAGTAATCCTTTAACGCCAATACAAGGGGAAAGTATGAGAACATGTATgtcatattttccaaaatcacattttcaaattgaacaaaaaagaaattcataatAGATTACTAACGACTAATAATGCATAATAACAGATGACATATGaaattgccattttttttttttttggtattgtcCTTTTCTTCTTGCTTAGCATAAAAAGTTGAATAATTTGCTTGAAgcctaaataatattaaatgtgaaattgacaagttttctttttctctgtcaacgcgtgattttttttttttttattttttcaatggttTGGCATAAGAAGTAGAATAATTTGTATTTAATGCAAGCTAAACACAATTCCATTAACgtccaaaacaaaataagaaattaactaAGCATAAATGGATACTATAATGATGAAGGAGTCACCTTACATTAATCTGGAAGAGATGCATCAAATTCTCTTAGGATTTGGttgatcatcttcttcttcctcgtcAGAGCTTATAAAAATCACACCTTCACCGGCTTCAAACGCATTCCGGCTTCTCTTAGTTATATTATGTTTGACATCTGGTTCCCTATCATCTTGACTAAGGATACCAAGTCTCTCTGCATCTTGGGCATATAATAAGTTGATCCCACACTTTGTGATGGTTGAAAATTGATGCACTGGGTTGAAAATAAATGTGGCATTACAAGTAGAGGAAAAAAAGTTTGCTTGTTTCTTAATAAAATCCTCAAAGATGCTATGGTCATACCACCGGAACATGTGATCAGATTCTGCAACTCCCCAAGTCTTGCTAGCAATCATCCTATTCCAGTTCATAAACCAGTTGAACTTATGGCCTATACCATTGTTCCTCTTCAATGAGCATTTACATGATATCCACAAAGGTAAATTACGATCGCAATTCCTGAATGCAACAACAGTACAGAGAGCAATACCCAACAAGTTGGAGTGCCAATTTAGAGGAAGCTGGATATTCAGTGAAGATCCCTTTGATGGCCGCGTAAACCAATCTGGAGTTTCATCTCCCTCTGTTTGGTACGTAAACCAATCTGGAATTTCATTTCCTGGACACCAAATTCTTAACGAGGGTGATGCAAAGAATGGAAATTCCTGTCTCATGGATGGAAATGGATTAGAAAGCATTTAAA includes:
- the LOC125421075 gene encoding disease resistance-like protein CSA1, giving the protein MMLDHEASRGIMADVHIRILRMAASTLKAKNEFPFFASPSLRIWCPGNEIPDWFTYQTEGDETPDWFTRPSKGSSLNIQLPLNWHSNLLGIALCTVVAFRNCDRNLPLWISCKCSLKRNNGIGHKFNWFMNWNRMIASKTWGVAESDHMFRWYDHSIFEDFIKKQANFFSSTCNATFIFNPVHQFSTITKCGINLLYAQDAERLGILSQDDREPDVKHNITKRSRNAFEAGEGVIFISSDEEEEDDQPNPKRI
- the LOC107412408 gene encoding probable cysteine protease RDL6, yielding MLHNKQNPDNPMHSPLSAQELIDNYPGSGHVNGHLIIKTNGIAYEDDYPWRGATSEKKEDIQPLFPVVTYDDGSTNQRGHAMVIVGQGNEEYDQYWHVKNSSGEGWGDEGYARLLKSDTTPESAFFPVYYPLIHEEY
- the LOC132799654 gene encoding putative F-box protein At5g52610 isoform X2, with translation MHGVSGSEHSVSGFEEIFVFKEIEKLVQELVMMSISKCKMEDLPKELVISILLRLPAEDLRRCKGVCKSLYSIITSRPFIEVRRKIRNSYILVKYEDLISSKHVISLVCDETLEVVYTQTILSDTPLMDSMSSKDCVVKVVGCCNGVVCLRRIDMYVLWNPATRDAKIIPDGLYKSNPDKKMFQRREMGFSFDPKNNDYKLVSIQRLFGDNRRPVRPCQQEVEVYSLKAGCWKLLPGIIPTCDIMSAYSIDGCNGGEMISWLVWNEEYGEHVMSFDISNEVFITTPLPPCIIESSSDGNCRNSLMFHNASLALDHYVKDRKNQTETHNIWVLGEYGVKESWTNLFTVGPFKLLGLSISGFWNNNKVLLEVHGGGCRHDLILVDPSIRKIKDLDIHGTSPQVFNYQENLVQINATPPINLF
- the LOC132799654 gene encoding putative F-box protein At5g52610 isoform X1: MDNYLPTKWQSVSGFEEIFVFKEIEKLVQELVMMSISKCKMEDLPKELVISILLRLPAEDLRRCKGVCKSLYSIITSRPFIEVRRKIRNSYILVKYEDLISSKHVISLVCDETLEVVYTQTILSDTPLMDSMSSKDCVVKVVGCCNGVVCLRRIDMYVLWNPATRDAKIIPDGLYKSNPDKKMFQRREMGFSFDPKNNDYKLVSIQRLFGDNRRPVRPCQQEVEVYSLKAGCWKLLPGIIPTCDIMSAYSIDGCNGGEMISWLVWNEEYGEHVMSFDISNEVFITTPLPPCIIESSSDGNCRNSLMFHNASLALDHYVKDRKNQTETHNIWVLGEYGVKESWTNLFTVGPFKLLGLSISGFWNNNKVLLEVHGGGCRHDLILVDPSIRKIKDLDIHGTSPQVFNYQENLVQINATPPINLF